Within the Pseudomonadota bacterium genome, the region TGTCGTCTACGGCCTGAGGCTTATAGCCGCCGTCGCCATTTTTATCATTGGTCGCTGGGTGGCAAAGCTGATCAGAAAAGTGGTTGAAAAGTTAATGACCAAAAAGGCGATGGAACCAACGATTATCTCGTTCACCTGCAACCTGATTTATACCGCAATTGTCGTTTTCGTGGTCATTGCCGCCATCTCCAAACTGGGGGTGCAGACCACCTCATTTATCGCCGTTCTCGGCGCCGCTGGTCTGGCAATCGGCCTGGCCCTGCAGGGCTCCCTGGCAAATTTTGCCGCCGGCTTTCTGCTGATAATCTTTCATCCCTTTAAAGCCGGGGATTTTATTGATGCCGCCGGGATGACTGGAACTGTAAGTGAAATCAG harbors:
- a CDS encoding mechanosensitive ion channel; its protein translation is MQALVVVYGLRLIAAVAIFIIGRWVAKLIRKVVEKLMTKKAMEPTIISFTCNLIYTAIVVFVVIAAISKLGVQTTSFIAVLGAAGLAIGLALQGSLANFAAGFLLIIFHPFKAGDFIDAAGMTGTVSEISIFTTILKTPDNKVVIIPNSAVMGGTITNYSTMPTRRVDL